Part of the Actinomycetes bacterium genome, AGGAGATGTCGGGGACCTCCTCGAGGATCAGCTCCTCCACCTCGGGCTTGGGCAGGTGCTCGAGGACGAAGCCCGAGCGCGTGTCGAGCAGCAGCGAGTCGCCCGCGCGCAGGTGGCGGTTGCGCAGCGGCTCGCCGATCTGGACGACGCGCTCCTCGTCGGCGTTGCCGATCACCAGCGCCCGGTCGGGGCCGAGCATCTCCTTGAGGCTGACGACCTCGCCCTGGACCTCGTAGGCGCACGCCTCGACCACGTTGAGCGCCTCGTTGAGCATCAGCTCCTGCCCGAGCTGCAGCGACTTGGGGTCGATGTCGGGGTGCACGTTGACGCGGAGCTTGCGCCCGCCGGTCGAGATGTTGATGGTGCCGTCGTCGTTGACCCCGAGGAACACCCCGAAGCCGGACGGCGGCGCCGTGAGCTTCTCGACCTCCTCCTTGAGCGCGACGATCTGGTCGCGCGCCTCCCGCAGGGTGGCCGCCAGCCGCTCGTTCTGGGAGAGGGCCTGGGCGAGCTGCCCCTTGGTCTCCAGCAGGCGCTCCTCGAGCACGCGGACCTGCCGCGGGGAGTCGTGCAGCCGGCGGCGGAGCAACGCCGTCTCCTCCTCGAGGAACTGGATCTGGCGCTGGAGCTCGCTCGCCTCGATCGCCGGGTCGGCGGCTGGCTCGGGAGGCTCCCGGCGGGATCGTGGCGGCCTCGGGCGATCGGCGTCTTTCACGTTGCGTCCCCCTTCGGCGGTGGCAGATGAGCAGGTATCGACGGGTCTCGTGCAGGGACTAGGTAGAGCTGTCCAAACCCTATCGGCCTTTCCGCCGTCGCGCTTGTGGTCAACCCATCCAGCCCTCTTGGGTCAACCCAATCCGGCCCTCTGGGGCCGTGGCCGAAGCGGTTGCCACGGTCGGAGGCGCCGACTCGTGGGGCAACGACGCGGGCCCACCGCCATGCTACCCGTCCTCGGCGACATGGCCAGCCCCTGCGCTCCGCCCCGAACGGCAGCGGACCGGCCCTTGCACCCCGCCCCGAACGGCAGCGGACCGGGCCGCGCGGTACGCGGCCCGGTCCGGGTTCGGTGTGGCCTGGTCGGCTACCTGAAGGCGTCCTTCACCTTCTCGCCAGCCTGCTTGAGGTCCGACTTGGCCTGGTCGGACTGGCCCTCGGCCTCGAGGCGCTCGTCGTCGGTGGCGTCGCCCCAGGCCTCCTTGGCCTTGCCCTTGAGGTCCTGCGCCTGGTTGCGAAGCTTGTCGTCGGTGCCCATGGAAGGCATCACCTCCGCCCCGGGCCTATCCAAGCGACGGCGGCCACAAACCCTGGCGAGTTCGCCGGGCAGGTCAGCGGACCGGGCCGGGTGCGGGCCATGGCGCGGCCAGCCGGCGGCTCGACACGAGGAAGCCGGTGTGGCCGACCATGCGGTGCTCGGGCCGCACGGCCAGCCCGTCGACGTGCCAGGGACGCAGAATGGCCTCGGAGGTCTCGGTGAGGCCGAACCGGCCCGACCCGTCCAATGCCTCGACCAGGCGCATCACCTGCGGGATGGTCGCCACGAAGGCGACCAGGACCCCGCCGGGGACGAGCACCTCGGCCGCGCCCGGCACCACCAGCCAGGGCTCCAGCAGGTCGAGGCAGACCCGGTCGACCGGTCCCACCTGGCCGATGCCGTCCACGACGTCACCCTCCCGCAGGTCCCAGCGCTCGGGCGGCTTGCCGAACCACGCCTCCACGTTCCGCCTGGCCTGGGCGGCGAAGTCGGGGCGGAGCTCGAACGACACCAGCCGTCCCTCCGTGCCGAGGGCCTGGAGCAGCGCGGTGGACAGCGCGCCCGAGCCGGTGCCGGCCTCGACCACGGTCAGGCCGGGCCGCACGTCGGCCGCCATCACCATGAGGGCGAGCACCCTGGGGTAGATCACCTGGGCGCCGCGGGGCATCTTGACCAGCCAGTCGGCCAGGGTCGGGCGCACCACCAGCAGGCGCTGGCCGAGGTCGGTGCGCACCACCTCGCCCTCGGGGGCGCCGATGAGCTGGTCGTGGGCGAGCCGCCCCCGATGGGTGTGGAAGGTCGCGCCCCGCTCGAGCGTCACCAGGTAGCGCCGCCCCTTGCCGTCCTGCAGCAGCACCCGCTCCCCCGCCTCGAGCGGTCTGGCCGGGGCCCCCCCTCGGGGCTCCCCGGACCCCTCCGGTCTGACCGGGGCACCCCCTCGAGGTTCCCCGGACCCCTGCGGCGGCCTCACCGGGCGGCCGCCTCCTCCCGCTCCACGAGGGGCAGGGCCGTCCCGGCGAGGGGTAGGGCCGTCCCGGCGAGGGCCGCCTCGCCGACCAGGCGGGCCCGGCTGCGGCAGAAGGCGCAGACCGCCTCCTCGGCCGGGTCCTCGGGCGCGACCGTGACCATGCCGCAGCGCGAGCACTCGGCGAGGTCGGCGTCGTCGGCCACCCGCAGCAGCTCGGCCGCCCTGTCGAGGTAGCCGA contains:
- a CDS encoding tRNA (adenine-N1)-methyltransferase — translated: MRPPQGSGEPRGGAPVRPEGSGEPRGGAPARPLEAGERVLLQDGKGRRYLVTLERGATFHTHRGRLAHDQLIGAPEGEVVRTDLGQRLLVVRPTLADWLVKMPRGAQVIYPRVLALMVMAADVRPGLTVVEAGTGSGALSTALLQALGTEGRLVSFELRPDFAAQARRNVEAWFGKPPERWDLREGDVVDGIGQVGPVDRVCLDLLEPWLVVPGAAEVLVPGGVLVAFVATIPQVMRLVEALDGSGRFGLTETSEAILRPWHVDGLAVRPEHRMVGHTGFLVSSRRLAAPWPAPGPVR
- a CDS encoding CsbD family protein; its protein translation is MGTDDKLRNQAQDLKGKAKEAWGDATDDERLEAEGQSDQAKSDLKQAGEKVKDAFR